Proteins from one Oryza sativa Japonica Group chromosome 12, ASM3414082v1 genomic window:
- the LOC136354827 gene encoding uncharacterized protein yields MAQAVHHPPWATSGVSCTISSGSAISSSGSCTVSSSCSASTVSTSGSSIDSSSGSCTDSSSCSYTYSPASSSSGTFKVKGPPAPPPAHTRATKKAKVDAAKNKDPGYDCTQEELDAYVASEVKRQFKPRSPEKKIPIDPSVRNFFRGMSASVKEAIKLSDYERTLKKASSGKSKPVPQLGEQPKQEIEPLVTGKEMTIEQFITDTGLTTDQLLGVAPIEKAEVKYMYELGKPLVKPELLQSLPTQMYKFHQLYMEMSAAGREMIGARIRDTDFLQGDDILWINFKGIYELYQLDALDVSIMSCWILMEIQRARRRRVFDTGFIDPRRVNVAMLDQYPQETEDNLVHLLKAQHYKTFILLPYNTEFHWVLLLFDLEACTVNVYDSMDKKESTFDKVFELIDRAWYRFRHLVRGKWRERLRRKFKFPCAKQKQGNNLCGYYVCEYCHCLANQIITTRELDFIRMRDNLTTHKEFITAVQEQLMGFINEEILNPKGEFYYDGNTIHRSLASELAASTTTSK; encoded by the exons atggcgcaggcggtacatcatcctccctgggcgacaagcggcgtctcgtgcaccatctcctccggctccgccatctcctcctcaggatcctgcaccgtctcctcctcatgctccgccagcaccgtctccacctcaggctccagcatcgactcctcctcaggatcctgcaccgactcctcctcgtgctcctacacctactcccccgcaagctcctcttccggcaccttcaaagtcaagggccccccagctccaccgcctgcccacacaagggcaacgaagaaggcgaaagttgacgccgccaagaacaaggacccggggtacgattgcacgcaagaggagcttgacgcttacgttgcatcagaagtcaagagacaattcaagcctcgaagtccagaaaagaagattcctatagaccccagtgtcaggaacttcttcaggggtatgtctgcatctgtcaaggaggccatcaagctatcggactatgagcgaacgctgaagaaagcatcttctggaaagtccaaaccagtccctcagcttggagagcaaccaaaacaggagatcgagccgttggttaccggtaaagaaatgacgatagaacaatttattactgacaccggtctaactacggatcaattgctaggagtcgcaccaatcgaaaaggcggaagtgaaatacatgtacgaactcggtaaaccgcttgtcaagcctgagctgctgcagtccctacccacacaaatgtacaagttccatcagctgtacatggagatgagcgccgccggtagagagatgatcggagcgaggatcagggacacggacttcttgcaaggagatgacattctctggatcaatttcaagggaatctacgaactataccagctggacgccctcgacgtctctattatgagttgctggatttt aatggagattcaaagggcccgacggcggagggttttcgatactggattcatcgaccctcggagagtaaacgtcgcaatgctcgaccaatatccacaagaaacagaggacaatctcgtccatctcctgaaggcgcagcattacaagacgttcatactgttgccatacaacacaga attccactgggtgcttttactcttcgacctggaggcctgcaccgtcaacgtatatgactcaatggataaaaaagagtctacgtttgacaaggttttcgaacttatagacag ggcttggtatcggttccgtcatttggtccgcggcaaatggagagaaagacttaggcggaagttcaaatttcct tgcgcaaagcaaaagcagggaaataacttgtgcggctattacgtgtgcgagtattgccactgccttgcaaaccaaatcatcaccacaagagagctcgat tttattcgcatgagggataacctgaccacacacaaggaatttatcacggcggttcaagaacaactcatgggattcatcaacgaagaaatccttaatcccaagggtgaattctactacgacggaaacacaattcaccggtccttagcttctgagctagcagcgagtactactacgtcgaaatga